A window of Gasterosteus aculeatus chromosome 9, fGasAcu3.hap1.1, whole genome shotgun sequence contains these coding sequences:
- the wipf2a gene encoding WAS/WASL-interacting protein family member 2 isoform X1 has translation MPAPPPPPPPPGPPPPPTFSQANTTPPKLGSSETKGRGALLSDICKGTRLKKVGEVNDRSGPIIEKAGGGGGGGGGGGGGGGGGFSGGAPMGMGGLFQGGVPKLRSVTDGLVGGSVGRSALRPPGSRAAAPRPPAGSSTPSPANKPSPPEHQRSHRPSLPDISRPPNNNNGSSTGGGMKHSTSAPPPPPPFNRGGRSNAPPAPPTPNMKPHAPPSSSSSHSREKPLPPTPHRGHTPPGPVKAPPSSTRPPTGGSSAPPPPPPYRPHTSGSVANGPSQVDGGGGGGAPQLPQRHNSLHKKHTSGGGTQGRSHAPPPPPSPSPSSQQASRPPPPAREPPGRKSAPQVPPSVSRNGGRDAPPPPPPPPYRVHSSVASEAHSRVGKPPPPPSSSSSSLSSRTPAVPPPPPPPIRNGHSSITSMKSSVDDFESKFNFHPLEDLPPPEEYRHFSKVYPSKTNKAMMRGAPPAPPVGR, from the exons ATGcctgctcctccacccccccctcctccccccggacccccgcctccccccacctTCAGTCAG GCGAACACGACTCCCCCCAAACTGGGCTCGTCTGAGACTAAAGGACGAGGAGCGCTGCTGTCGGACATCTGCAAAGGCACCCGGCTGAAGAAGGTGGGCGAGGTCAACGACCGCAGCGGCCCCATCATAGAGA aagcaggaggaggtggtggaggtggcggaggaggaggaggtggaggcggaggtggTTTCAGTGGTGGAGCGCCGATGGGAATGGGAGGCCTTTTCCAAGGCGGCGTGCCAAAATTACGCTCAGTCACAG aCGGCTTAGTCGGCGGTTCGGTGGGCAGGTCGGCCCTGCGGCCCCCGGGCTCCCGGGCCGCCGCCCCTCGCCCTCCCGCAGGCTCCTCCACGCCCTCTCCGGCCAACAAGCCGTCTCCCCCGGAGCACCAGCGCTCCCACCGCCCCTCGCTCCCCGACATCTCGCGcccccccaacaacaacaacggctcCTCCACAGGCGGCGGGATGAAGCACAGCACCTCcgctccgccgcctcctccgccctTCAACCGAGGAGGCCGCAGCAACGCGCCGCCTGCCCCGCCTACCCCCAACATGAAACCACACGCTCcgccttcctcgtcctcctctcacaGCCGAGAGAAGCCCCTCCCACCCACGCCTCACCGAGGCCACACCCCTCCCGGCCCCGTGAAGGCACCTCCGTCTTCTACCAGGCCGCCAACGGGCGGCTCCtcggctcctccacctcctccgccctaCAGACCGCACACGTCGGGCAGCGTCGCCAACGGGCCGTCCCAGGTAGATGGcggcggagggggcggagctccaCAGCTGCCGCAGAGGCACAACTCCctgcacaaaaaacacacatcggGGGGCGGCACCCAAGGACGCAGCCacgctcctccgcctcctccatcaccgtctccATCCTCCCAGCAGGCTAGCAGACCGCCGCCGCCCGCCAGAGAGCCGCCGGGACGCAAATCAG ctcCCCAGGTGCCCCCCTCTGTTTCTCGTAACGGCGGTCGGGAtgcccctccgccccctcctcctcctccgtaccGCGTGCACAGCTCTGTTGCCTCAGAGGCACACAGCCGAGTGGGAAAaccgcctccgcctccctcctcctcctcatcgtcacTGTCCTCCCGCACCCCGGCTGTTCCCCCTCCGCCGCCCCCGCCCATCCGCAACGGccactcctccatcacctccatgaAGTCCAGCGTAG aTGATTTTGAATCCAAGTTTAACTTCCACCCTCttgaggaccttccacctccagaGGAGTACCGGCATTTCAGCAAGGTCTACCCAAGTAAGACCAACAAGG CCATGATGAGAGGAGCTCCTCCTGCGCCGCCGGTGGGGAGGTGA
- the wipf2a gene encoding WAS/WASL-interacting protein family member 2 isoform X2, which translates to MPAPPPPPPPPGPPPPPTFSQANTTPPKLGSSETKGRGALLSDICKGTRLKKVGEVNDRSGPIIEKAGGGGGGGGGGGGGGGGGFSGGAPMGMGGLFQGGVPKLRSVTDGLVGGSVGRSALRPPGSRAAAPRPPAGSSTPSPANKPSPPEHQRSHRPSLPDISRPPNNNNGSSTGGGMKHSTSAPPPPPPFNRGGRSNAPPAPPTPNMKPHAPPSSSSSHSREKPLPPTPHRGHTPPGPVKAPPSSTRPPTGGSSAPPPPPPYRPHTSGSVANGPSQVDGGGGGGAPQLPQRHNSLHKKHTSGGGTQGRSHAPPPPPSPSPSSQQASRPPPPAREPPGRKSAPQVPPSVSRNGGRDAPPPPPPPPYRVHSSVASEAHSRVGKPPPPPSSSSSSLSSRTPAVPPPPPPPIRNGHSSITSMKSSVDDFESKFNFHPLEDLPPPEEYRHFSKVYPTMMRGAPPAPPVGR; encoded by the exons ATGcctgctcctccacccccccctcctccccccggacccccgcctccccccacctTCAGTCAG GCGAACACGACTCCCCCCAAACTGGGCTCGTCTGAGACTAAAGGACGAGGAGCGCTGCTGTCGGACATCTGCAAAGGCACCCGGCTGAAGAAGGTGGGCGAGGTCAACGACCGCAGCGGCCCCATCATAGAGA aagcaggaggaggtggtggaggtggcggaggaggaggaggtggaggcggaggtggTTTCAGTGGTGGAGCGCCGATGGGAATGGGAGGCCTTTTCCAAGGCGGCGTGCCAAAATTACGCTCAGTCACAG aCGGCTTAGTCGGCGGTTCGGTGGGCAGGTCGGCCCTGCGGCCCCCGGGCTCCCGGGCCGCCGCCCCTCGCCCTCCCGCAGGCTCCTCCACGCCCTCTCCGGCCAACAAGCCGTCTCCCCCGGAGCACCAGCGCTCCCACCGCCCCTCGCTCCCCGACATCTCGCGcccccccaacaacaacaacggctcCTCCACAGGCGGCGGGATGAAGCACAGCACCTCcgctccgccgcctcctccgccctTCAACCGAGGAGGCCGCAGCAACGCGCCGCCTGCCCCGCCTACCCCCAACATGAAACCACACGCTCcgccttcctcgtcctcctctcacaGCCGAGAGAAGCCCCTCCCACCCACGCCTCACCGAGGCCACACCCCTCCCGGCCCCGTGAAGGCACCTCCGTCTTCTACCAGGCCGCCAACGGGCGGCTCCtcggctcctccacctcctccgccctaCAGACCGCACACGTCGGGCAGCGTCGCCAACGGGCCGTCCCAGGTAGATGGcggcggagggggcggagctccaCAGCTGCCGCAGAGGCACAACTCCctgcacaaaaaacacacatcggGGGGCGGCACCCAAGGACGCAGCCacgctcctccgcctcctccatcaccgtctccATCCTCCCAGCAGGCTAGCAGACCGCCGCCGCCCGCCAGAGAGCCGCCGGGACGCAAATCAG ctcCCCAGGTGCCCCCCTCTGTTTCTCGTAACGGCGGTCGGGAtgcccctccgccccctcctcctcctccgtaccGCGTGCACAGCTCTGTTGCCTCAGAGGCACACAGCCGAGTGGGAAAaccgcctccgcctccctcctcctcctcatcgtcacTGTCCTCCCGCACCCCGGCTGTTCCCCCTCCGCCGCCCCCGCCCATCCGCAACGGccactcctccatcacctccatgaAGTCCAGCGTAG aTGATTTTGAATCCAAGTTTAACTTCCACCCTCttgaggaccttccacctccagaGGAGTACCGGCATTTCAGCAAGGTCTACCCAA CCATGATGAGAGGAGCTCCTCCTGCGCCGCCGGTGGGGAGGTGA
- the mrpl21 gene encoding large ribosomal subunit protein bL21m, which yields MSLSRGSVLWRTCAGLLRGHPPPFPAAAAAVRAQSSAARTSLSSPPWPQQVSPVSGAEERERHAAVVRAVNLRIERQDFGRLFAVVHFAGRQWKVTGEDLILVENRVEAGCGERIRVEKVLLVGAEDFTLVGRPLLGRELVRVEATVIEKTESWPKVHMAFWKRHRFQRKRIIVQPQTVLRINGIEVAPRLT from the coding sequence ATGTCGCTGTCCAGAGGGTCGGTGTTGTGGAGGACGTGCGCCGGCTTGTTGCGGGGTCACCCTCCCCCgttccccgccgccgccgccgccgtccgaGCGCAGAGCTCCGCGGCCCGGACCTCCCTGTCCAGCCCGCCGTGGCCGCAGCAGGTGAGCCCGGTCTCGGGGGCGGAGGAGCGGGAGCGACACGCCGCGGTGGTGCGCGCCGTCAACCTGCGGATCGAGCGGCAGGACTTCGGCCGCCTGTTCGCCGTGGTGCACTTCGCCGGCCGCCAGTGGAAGGTCACCGGCGAGGACCTGATCCTGGTCGAGAACCGCGTGGAGGCCGGGTGCGGGGAGCGGATCCGCGTGGAGAAGGTGCTGCTGGTCGGCGCGGAGGACTTCACCCTGGTGGGCAGGCCTCTGCTGGGGAGGGAGCTGGTCCGGGTCGAGGCCACCGTCATCGAGAAGACCGAGTCCTGGCCCAAAGTGCACATGGCGTTCTGGAAGAGGCACCGGTTCCAGCGCAAGAGGATCATCGTCCAGCCGCAGACGGTGCTGAGGATCAACGGCATCGAGGTGGCCCCCCGACTCACCTGA
- the c9h6orf120 gene encoding UPF0669 protein C6orf120 homolog: MMRSCSALVVALLLSQAGGFLGPSEEEEDDGVPEEWTLLHVVQGHIGAGNYSYLRLNHDGRIILHMHSLKGDADLYVSDKTLRPSFDTYKLQSVTCGRDAVVVPGEFARPVGIGIYGHPSHKESEFEMRVFFDQTVAPEPFDKGSYNSGEEHEKRKTPQAPEDDFQEEESIFWTILIGLLKIVLEILF, encoded by the coding sequence ATGATGCGGAGCTGCAGCGCCCTGGTCGTCGCCCTCCTGCTGTCCCAGGCCGGAGGCTTCCTGGGCCcttcggaggaggaggaggacgacggcgTCCCCGAGGAGTGGACGCTGCTCCATGTGGTTCAGGGCCACATCGGGGCGGGAAACTACAGCTACCTGCGCCTCAACCACGACGGGCGGATCATCCTGCACATGCACAGCCTGAAGGGCGACGCGGACCTCTACGTGTCGGATAAGACCCTGCGGCCGAGCTTCGACACCTACAAGCTGCAGTCGGTCACCTGCGGCCGCGACGCGGTGGTGGTGCCCGGGGAGTTCGCCAGGCCCGTGGGCATCGGCATCTACGGCCACCCGTCCCACAAGGAGAGCGAGTTCGAGATGCGCGTCTTCTTCGACCAGACGGTCGCCCCGGAGCCGTTCGATAAGGGCTCGTACAACTCTGGCGAAGAACACGAGAAAAGGAAGACCCCCCAGGCGCCAGAGGACGACTtccaggaggaggagtccaTCTTCTGGACAATTCTAATCGGACTTTTGAAGATTGTGCTAgagattttgttttga